One Peribacillus simplex NBRC 15720 = DSM 1321 genomic region harbors:
- a CDS encoding CopG family ribbon-helix-helix protein, protein MSESSATREILIRLPQNFLTELDGYASEENVNRSEFIYRATKMYLRERKKKEFRESMKRGYIEMAAINLTIASEAFQAEFEAGHCVERLVSGG, encoded by the coding sequence GTGTCTGAATCCAGCGCAACAAGAGAGATATTAATTCGATTACCTCAAAATTTTTTGACAGAGTTAGATGGGTATGCGAGTGAGGAAAATGTAAATCGCAGTGAATTTATTTATCGTGCCACAAAAATGTATCTTCGCGAACGTAAAAAGAAAGAGTTTCGTGAATCGATGAAACGCGGTTATATTGAAATGGCGGCCATTAATTTAACGATTGCTTCTGAAGCCTTCCAGGCTGAATTCGAGGCTGGTCATTGCGTTGAACGATTAGTTAGCGGAGGCTGA
- a CDS encoding LolA family protein, giving the protein MKKMLMLFAGIMLLLALSACGQKSQSDVVSDLNEKLGEMKGYKANAKMTLKMGTEPQVYNVEIWHKDPSFYRVNLKNEEKDQSQMILKNDDGVYVLTPALNKSFKFQSEWPENSSQAYLFESLVKDITEDKSATYKETDKHYVFETKTRYQNNKMLPYQEITINKKDLSPVSVKVMDPDKTALVLVEFSKVKFDTTFDKDSFDMKKNMTSAQLEAPVMAEVQNEGFAVKYPENIGDMNLTEEKEITTEKGERVVLTYEGTKSFTLVQEKAEVVQTSVSTNVNGEPVDLGYTVGAMTGNTIAWTFEGVDYMLASKDLTQAEMIEVARSVGEDPVK; this is encoded by the coding sequence ATGAAGAAGATGTTAATGCTTTTTGCAGGGATCATGCTCTTGCTTGCTCTTTCTGCTTGCGGCCAAAAATCACAGAGTGACGTAGTGAGTGATTTGAATGAGAAGCTTGGCGAAATGAAAGGATATAAAGCTAACGCGAAGATGACATTAAAGATGGGGACGGAACCTCAAGTGTATAATGTGGAGATTTGGCATAAGGACCCTTCTTTTTACCGCGTAAATCTGAAAAATGAAGAGAAGGATCAAAGCCAGATGATATTGAAAAATGATGATGGTGTATACGTTTTGACGCCAGCTTTGAATAAAAGTTTTAAATTTCAAAGCGAGTGGCCGGAGAACAGCAGCCAGGCCTATTTGTTCGAGTCGTTGGTGAAAGACATTACGGAGGATAAAAGTGCGACATATAAAGAAACGGATAAACATTATGTCTTTGAAACGAAAACGCGCTACCAAAACAATAAAATGTTGCCATATCAAGAGATTACTATAAACAAAAAGGATTTGTCTCCAGTCAGTGTGAAAGTCATGGACCCCGATAAGACCGCATTGGTTCTTGTTGAATTCTCAAAAGTTAAATTCGATACGACTTTTGATAAAGATTCATTTGATATGAAGAAAAACATGACAAGTGCACAACTTGAAGCGCCTGTTATGGCAGAAGTCCAAAATGAGGGGTTTGCGGTGAAATACCCTGAAAATATTGGTGATATGAATTTAACGGAAGAAAAAGAAATTACGACGGAAAAGGGAGAACGTGTCGTTTTGACCTATGAGGGTACAAAAAGTTTTACATTAGTTCAGGAAAAAGCTGAGGTAGTTCAAACTTCCGTTTCGACGAATGTGAATGGTGAACCGGTTGATTTGGGTTATACTGTCGGAGCCATGACAGGAAATACGATTGCATGGACTTTTGAAGGTGTCGATTATATGCTTGCATCAAAGGATTTGACACAGGCAGAGATGATAGAAGTCGCCCGTTCGGTTGGGGAAGATCCAGTCAAATAG
- a CDS encoding anti-sigma regulatory factor gives MEFQSCVKIINEWDIVAARQLGRNVAKELGFGTVDQARITTAISELARNIYLYAGQGSVSIEKLNINGKSGLKIIAEDQGPGIEDIRRVMEDGYTTSGGLGAGLPGAKRLMDDFDIESIPGEGTKIIATKWLR, from the coding sequence ATGGAGTTCCAATCCTGCGTAAAAATCATAAATGAATGGGACATCGTAGCTGCAAGGCAGCTCGGAAGAAATGTCGCTAAAGAGTTGGGATTCGGTACTGTAGACCAGGCCAGGATCACAACGGCTATTAGCGAATTGGCCCGAAACATATACCTATATGCTGGACAAGGCAGTGTTAGCATAGAAAAGCTAAATATAAATGGGAAGTCAGGATTGAAAATCATTGCAGAGGACCAAGGGCCGGGAATTGAGGATATCCGCAGAGTCATGGAAGATGGATATACTACCTCAGGGGGGTTGGGCGCAGGTCTTCCTGGAGCCAAACGTTTAATGGATGACTTTGATATTGAATCGATACCAGGTGAAGGGA
- a CDS encoding RsbT co-antagonist protein RsbRA, with translation MNQLVYDFIKQNQDYILTEWMGIMKESTDERLIKVVSDRMFTQTSSEFIDMIIANVDSKNKEFTLKLSDFAEKVVQLGWPLTFVNEGLHKFTLIVINGMVEKGLVTPDNQVNLVNHLDKWATPINNEIVNIYTQTWERTVSMQKIALQELSAPLIPVLEGITVMPLIGTIDTERAKQIMENLLTGVVKHRSEVVLIDITGVPVVDTMVAHHIIQAAEAVRLVGAKCILCGIRPEIAQTIVNLGINLNEVITKNTLKKGIEVALELTSRKIVKVEG, from the coding sequence ATGAATCAATTGGTTTACGATTTTATTAAGCAAAATCAGGATTACATCCTTACTGAGTGGATGGGCATCATGAAGGAAAGTACGGACGAAAGATTAATTAAAGTCGTCTCAGATCGAATGTTCACGCAAACGAGCAGCGAATTTATAGATATGATCATCGCGAATGTTGATAGTAAAAACAAGGAATTCACATTGAAGCTTTCAGATTTTGCCGAGAAAGTCGTCCAATTGGGGTGGCCTCTTACTTTCGTCAATGAAGGACTTCATAAATTCACGTTAATTGTCATTAATGGAATGGTGGAAAAGGGTCTCGTGACTCCTGATAATCAAGTCAATCTTGTTAACCATTTGGATAAATGGGCGACACCGATAAATAATGAAATAGTCAATATATATACTCAAACTTGGGAAAGAACTGTTTCCATGCAAAAAATAGCGTTGCAAGAACTTTCGGCACCGCTCATTCCTGTATTGGAAGGCATTACGGTTATGCCTCTGATTGGTACAATTGATACAGAACGTGCCAAACAGATAATGGAAAACTTGCTGACTGGCGTGGTTAAGCATAGATCTGAAGTTGTTCTTATTGATATAACGGGCGTTCCGGTCGTGGATACCATGGTTGCTCATCATATCATTCAGGCAGCAGAAGCAGTCCGATTGGTGGGCGCCAAATGTATACTTTGCGGCATTCGCCCTGAAATAGCCCAAACCATCGTTAATCTTGGAATTAATTTAAATGAAGTGATTACAAAAAATACATTAAAAAAAGGGATAGAAGTTGCGTTGGAATTAACGAGCCGTAAGATCGTAAAGGTGGAGGGGTAA
- a CDS encoding STAS domain-containing protein, translated as MRIPILKLYDCLLVSIQWELDDMTALQFQEDLLHKIHETSANGVVIDITSIDFIDSFIAKVLGDVFSMSKLMGAKVVITGIQPAVAITLIELGISLDDVLTALDLEKGLEKLQQELGD; from the coding sequence ATGAGGATTCCGATATTAAAGCTTTATGACTGCTTGTTAGTCTCTATACAGTGGGAATTGGACGATATGACAGCCCTTCAATTTCAAGAGGATTTACTGCATAAGATTCATGAAACAAGCGCGAATGGCGTTGTTATAGATATTACCTCAATAGATTTTATTGATTCTTTTATCGCAAAGGTATTAGGCGATGTCTTTAGCATGTCTAAGCTTATGGGGGCCAAGGTTGTAATTACGGGAATCCAGCCTGCTGTTGCAATAACATTAATTGAACTGGGAATTAGTCTAGACGATGTTCTGACAGCATTAGACTTAGAGAAAGGCCTGGAGAAATTACAACAGGAATTGGGGGATTAA
- the acpS gene encoding holo-ACP synthase: MIKGIGVDITELDRMETLINRQPRLKERILTESEILIFEKLNGKRKIEYFAGRFAAKEAFSKANGTGIGKHLSFLDIEIISDDKGKPVISKPFSEGVHLSISHSRDYAVAQVVIEG, encoded by the coding sequence GTGATTAAAGGTATAGGCGTAGACATTACTGAGTTGGATAGAATGGAAACATTGATTAATCGGCAACCCCGTTTAAAGGAGCGTATATTAACAGAAAGTGAAATCTTGATTTTCGAAAAGTTAAATGGAAAAAGGAAGATCGAGTATTTTGCTGGGCGTTTTGCGGCAAAGGAGGCTTTTTCAAAAGCAAACGGTACAGGGATCGGTAAGCACTTATCCTTTTTGGATATTGAAATCATCTCGGATGATAAAGGAAAGCCGGTGATTTCAAAGCCGTTTTCTGAAGGGGTCCATCTTTCGATTAGCCACAGCAGGGATTATGCGGTTGCTCAAGTCGTAATTGAAGGGTGA
- a CDS encoding type II toxin-antitoxin system PemK/MazF family toxin, with protein MVVKRGDVYFADLSPVVGSEQGGTRPVLILQNDIGNRFSPTVIVAAITAQIQKAKLPTHVEINAKKYGFERDSVILLEQIRTIDKQRLTDKITHLDEPMMQKVNEALQISLGLIEF; from the coding sequence ATTGTTGTTAAGCGTGGTGACGTATACTTCGCAGACCTTTCCCCGGTAGTTGGTTCAGAGCAGGGGGGGACCCGTCCGGTATTAATTTTACAAAATGATATTGGTAATCGCTTTAGTCCGACTGTGATCGTGGCAGCCATTACAGCTCAAATTCAAAAAGCGAAATTGCCTACACATGTTGAGATTAATGCAAAAAAGTACGGATTCGAGCGGGATTCCGTCATTTTATTAGAACAGATCCGGACAATTGATAAGCAGCGTTTAACTGATAAAATTACGCATCTTGACGAACCGATGATGCAAAAAGTCAATGAAGCTTTGCAAATTAGTTTAGGCCTCATTGAGTTTTAA
- the alr gene encoding alanine racemase, with product MVLETKIFHRDTWAEVNLDNIFENISSMKKRLRNGVSLFAVVKANAYGHGDYEVANTALEAGADFLSVAFLDEALALRKKGILAPILVLGASRPESAALAAEYGISVTVFDVAWLEKAKDLLKPGQVLQIHVKVDSGMGRIGIRDKGQLMKVESLLEREACFNFQGIFTHFATADELKTDFYETQLAFFKGMLSELTRRPEYIHAANSAASLRFTDPEWNAIRLGISMYGLSPSVEMKPILPYPLKQAISLRTKMVAVKQLAKGESVSYGATYTAEGDEWIGTLPIGYADGWIRKLQGQEVLVGGKRVPIVGRICMDQCMIKLPGPYPVGTEVTLMGNDGDESITVDEIAAKLETINYEVTCMIGARVPRIYIKDKQMNHVRNFILE from the coding sequence ATGGTCTTGGAAACGAAAATATTTCATCGAGATACGTGGGCAGAAGTAAATTTGGATAATATTTTTGAAAATATCTCTTCAATGAAAAAAAGACTGAGAAATGGCGTTAGTCTTTTCGCTGTCGTTAAAGCAAATGCTTATGGCCACGGGGACTATGAAGTGGCTAATACGGCGCTTGAAGCGGGGGCGGATTTTTTAAGTGTCGCTTTTTTGGATGAGGCTCTCGCCTTACGGAAAAAGGGGATATTGGCTCCGATTCTTGTACTTGGGGCATCGAGGCCTGAAAGTGCAGCACTTGCTGCTGAGTATGGGATTTCCGTGACGGTTTTCGATGTAGCATGGTTGGAGAAGGCGAAGGATTTGTTGAAACCGGGACAAGTTTTGCAAATCCATGTAAAAGTGGATAGCGGCATGGGGAGAATAGGCATTCGTGATAAAGGCCAACTCATGAAAGTGGAAAGTTTGCTTGAGAGGGAAGCTTGTTTCAATTTTCAAGGGATATTCACTCATTTCGCGACGGCAGATGAACTGAAGACCGACTTTTATGAAACGCAGCTCGCTTTCTTTAAAGGGATGCTTTCCGAATTGACTAGAAGGCCGGAATATATTCATGCAGCCAATAGCGCAGCTTCTTTAAGGTTCACCGATCCTGAATGGAATGCAATAAGATTGGGGATTTCCATGTATGGTTTGAGTCCTTCCGTGGAGATGAAGCCAATATTGCCATATCCATTAAAACAGGCTATATCATTGAGAACGAAGATGGTCGCGGTTAAACAGCTTGCTAAGGGTGAAAGCGTTAGTTATGGAGCGACTTATACGGCTGAAGGTGATGAATGGATTGGGACTTTGCCAATCGGTTACGCTGACGGCTGGATCCGTAAGCTGCAAGGTCAGGAAGTTCTTGTGGGTGGAAAAAGAGTGCCCATAGTCGGAAGGATTTGCATGGATCAATGCATGATCAAGTTGCCTGGCCCATACCCTGTAGGAACAGAGGTCACGCTCATGGGGAATGATGGGGATGAATCGATTACGGTCGATGAGATAGCGGCAAAACTGGAAACGATCAACTATGAAGTAACATGTATGATAGGGGCAAGAGTTCCCCGCATATATATAAAAGACAAACAGATGAATCATGTACGCAACTTCATTTTGGAATGA
- a CDS encoding rhomboid family intramembrane serine protease codes for MFTRTEGFREYANSYRAVTVLILIMMIVFVLVLFPIFPGNVLFYYGTGVNLYIADGQWWRLITPIFLHSTFTHLLFNGFSLAIFGPFLEKLLGTVKFSTFFLSTGILANIATFLINPMTYNHVGASGAIFGLLGFFLYLVLFNKTNFTNNERNTVYTLTGIAIIMTFIQPQVNVVGHLAGLATGFLTAPLYLRKKW; via the coding sequence ATGTTTACAAGAACAGAAGGCTTCCGCGAATACGCAAATTCATATCGAGCTGTAACTGTGCTCATACTTATTATGATGATTGTTTTCGTTCTCGTCCTTTTCCCCATATTTCCCGGTAATGTACTCTTTTATTATGGCACAGGTGTGAACTTATATATCGCTGATGGACAATGGTGGCGTTTGATCACCCCCATCTTTCTACATAGCACATTTACACATTTACTGTTTAATGGATTCTCACTTGCCATCTTTGGTCCATTCCTAGAGAAATTACTTGGAACCGTCAAGTTTTCAACCTTCTTTTTATCGACAGGAATCCTTGCCAATATCGCAACCTTCCTAATTAACCCAATGACATATAACCACGTAGGTGCCAGCGGAGCAATTTTTGGCTTACTCGGATTCTTTCTATATCTTGTACTGTTCAATAAAACCAATTTTACGAACAACGAAAGAAATACAGTATATACACTGACCGGAATTGCCATTATCATGACTTTCATTCAACCACAGGTCAACGTTGTCGGTCATTTGGCTGGACTAGCAACCGGCTTTTTAACAGCTCCATTATACTTAAGAAAAAAATGGTAG